One genomic window of Haloferax mediterranei ATCC 33500 includes the following:
- a CDS encoding iron transporter, which translates to MDRRRFLVTAGTVATAGFSGCLAKLGRLYTSNEPPVLSNRPDEVYVPTHIEGMRMVGTAAAGDLRVGVFYSYPHRFWVIDDESAGFRTTKIPHTASEDVHLMVSVWDPETGIVVPDTGLSVELTRDGNLVSEDVVYAMLSQRMGFHYGANFALDGDGTYEVTVNVGAPSLTRFGDFAGKFGSPASTTLDFEYSADDRNDITYKLLDEKKGNLAALDPMGMDAVPLGTVPESLPGDSLGTATTGGLRLAGTVVSDSRFGDDPYLALSAQTPYNRLVVPRMGISAAVSTGETTQFDGRLDPGLDPALGFHYGAPVSGLSAEEDIGDPQVDVTVDVPPQVARHEGYETAFLDFDPARLG; encoded by the coding sequence ATGGACCGTCGTCGGTTCCTCGTCACGGCCGGAACCGTCGCAACGGCGGGGTTCTCAGGATGTCTCGCCAAACTCGGCCGACTCTACACGTCCAACGAGCCACCGGTCCTCTCGAACCGCCCCGACGAGGTGTACGTCCCGACCCACATCGAAGGGATGCGGATGGTCGGCACGGCCGCCGCTGGCGACCTTCGCGTTGGCGTCTTCTACAGCTATCCCCACCGATTCTGGGTCATCGACGACGAGTCTGCGGGGTTCCGAACGACGAAAATCCCGCACACCGCCAGCGAGGACGTCCACCTCATGGTGTCCGTCTGGGACCCCGAGACAGGTATCGTCGTGCCCGACACGGGCCTTTCTGTCGAACTTACCCGCGACGGCAACCTCGTCAGCGAAGACGTCGTCTACGCGATGCTCTCCCAGCGAATGGGATTCCACTACGGGGCGAATTTCGCCCTCGACGGCGACGGAACATACGAGGTGACGGTGAACGTCGGCGCGCCCTCGCTGACCCGCTTCGGCGACTTCGCGGGGAAGTTCGGGTCGCCCGCATCGACGACGCTCGACTTCGAGTACAGCGCGGACGACCGCAACGACATCACCTACAAACTACTCGACGAGAAGAAGGGCAATTTGGCCGCACTCGACCCGATGGGAATGGATGCAGTCCCGCTCGGGACCGTCCCCGAGTCGCTCCCCGGCGACTCGCTGGGAACCGCGACGACCGGTGGCCTTCGACTTGCCGGGACGGTCGTCTCAGACAGTCGCTTCGGCGACGACCCCTATCTCGCCCTCTCGGCGCAAACGCCCTACAACCGGCTCGTCGTCCCACGAATGGGTATCTCTGCGGCCGTCTCGACCGGCGAAACGACCCAGTTCGATGGGCGTCTCGACCCCGGACTAGACCCTGCTCTCGGGTTCCACTACGGCGCGCCTGTATCGGGACTCTCAGCAGAAGAGGACATCGGCGACCCCCAAGTCGACGTGACGGTGGACGTGCCGCCGCAGGTGGCACGACACGAAGGATACGAAACGGCGTTTCTCGACTTCGACCCCGCGCGTCTCGGTTGA
- a CDS encoding SCO family protein — translation MNRRTYLRAVGTGAAVGLAGCLGGIGGNSNVSLSKPERENDVTSEDLPYPAWGQQVPDVTLTDPIHETEVSVRDIDGPHFHTFFFTNCMTVCPVLISALREAQIHSISEGYADDVSFYPITFDPARDDAAAFKKEANDMNVDMDAGNWHFLRTADEAEAKDVVEDQFGVFFEKNEPDEDGNYMFTHLGLVMLVNGDGYVERTYRGNQPDEQTLLDDLTALREA, via the coding sequence ATGAATCGACGAACGTATCTCCGTGCTGTCGGGACGGGCGCGGCAGTCGGACTCGCCGGTTGTCTCGGCGGCATCGGCGGAAACTCCAACGTCTCACTTTCGAAACCCGAACGCGAGAACGACGTCACGAGCGAGGACCTGCCGTATCCCGCGTGGGGCCAGCAGGTTCCCGACGTGACACTCACCGACCCGATTCACGAGACCGAGGTTTCGGTCCGCGACATCGACGGTCCGCACTTCCACACGTTCTTCTTTACGAACTGTATGACCGTCTGTCCGGTCCTCATCAGCGCCCTTCGAGAAGCCCAGATTCACTCCATCTCGGAAGGCTACGCCGACGACGTGTCGTTCTACCCGATTACGTTCGACCCCGCCCGCGACGACGCAGCGGCCTTCAAAAAGGAGGCCAACGATATGAACGTCGATATGGACGCAGGTAACTGGCACTTCCTTCGCACCGCCGACGAGGCCGAAGCGAAGGATGTCGTCGAAGACCAGTTCGGCGTCTTCTTCGAGAAGAACGAACCCGACGAGGACGGCAACTACATGTTCACCCACCTCGGTCTCGTAATGCTCGTCAACGGCGACGGCTACGTCGAGCGAACCTACCGCGGCAACCAACCGGACGAACAGACGTTACTCGACGACCTGACCGCACTCCGAGAGGCATAA
- a CDS encoding DUF7405 family protein translates to MFDGSPSRRAFLKAAVAAGGAAALSACLDRAPDDPVPAGTAEFDTLPDRQHAWNDVCATDDHGNVEVPHHQILLYLDLSSDGPPTEDQRATTEQAFHVLDRAYERSHEGLLWSVGYSPRYFQRFDESLPERVDLPEPRALSPFETPDFDRQDALVHLASDRADVVLEAEQALLGEVDEANGVAVDTDLSGVFSVDDRRTGFVGAGLPAKHQSDLNGIPDGNPVPKQSPLFMGFKAGFAKNQATEDYVTIDEGPFAGGTTKHMANLRQRLKDWYDEEDQYHRIMKLFSPGHAEQGLVEGIGDNLGDDSGIDAMVDRIREDAESFGHVGHAQKAARANRDDEGNVKLLRRHFESADDDVASLHFPSLQRGISDFEAVREAMNGTDLTDVPTVRQRVNNGILEYIFAKHRGNFLVPPRRLRALPTVTGDAPMSGE, encoded by the coding sequence ATGTTCGACGGGTCTCCGTCACGCCGGGCGTTCCTGAAAGCCGCAGTTGCGGCCGGGGGCGCGGCGGCACTCTCCGCATGCCTCGACCGGGCACCGGACGACCCCGTACCAGCGGGAACCGCCGAGTTCGACACCCTCCCAGACAGGCAACACGCGTGGAACGACGTCTGTGCGACCGACGACCACGGGAACGTCGAGGTCCCGCACCACCAGATACTTTTGTACCTCGACCTGTCCAGCGATGGACCGCCGACCGAGGACCAGCGAGCGACGACCGAGCAAGCCTTCCACGTTCTCGACCGTGCCTACGAGCGAAGCCACGAGGGTCTGCTCTGGTCTGTCGGCTACTCGCCGCGGTACTTCCAGCGATTCGACGAGTCGCTTCCCGAGCGCGTCGACCTGCCCGAACCGCGGGCGCTTTCACCGTTCGAAACACCAGACTTCGACCGACAGGACGCGCTCGTTCACCTCGCATCGGACCGCGCCGACGTGGTTCTCGAAGCCGAGCAGGCGCTCTTGGGCGAAGTCGACGAGGCGAACGGCGTCGCGGTCGATACCGACCTCTCGGGCGTGTTCTCGGTCGATGACCGACGGACCGGCTTCGTCGGTGCGGGACTTCCCGCGAAACACCAGTCGGACCTCAACGGCATCCCGGATGGCAACCCGGTCCCCAAACAATCCCCACTTTTCATGGGGTTCAAAGCCGGGTTCGCAAAGAACCAGGCTACCGAGGACTACGTCACTATCGACGAGGGGCCGTTTGCCGGCGGGACCACGAAACACATGGCGAACCTCCGGCAGCGACTCAAGGACTGGTACGACGAAGAAGACCAGTACCACCGCATCATGAAACTGTTCTCGCCGGGCCACGCCGAGCAGGGTCTCGTGGAGGGTATCGGCGACAACCTCGGTGACGACAGCGGCATCGACGCGATGGTCGACCGCATCCGCGAGGACGCAGAATCGTTCGGCCACGTCGGCCACGCCCAGAAGGCCGCCCGCGCCAACCGCGACGACGAAGGAAACGTCAAACTCCTTCGGCGGCACTTCGAGTCGGCCGACGACGACGTGGCAAGTCTCCACTTCCCGTCGCTCCAGCGCGGCATCTCCGACTTCGAAGCGGTCCGCGAGGCGATGAACGGCACCGACCTGACCGACGTTCCGACCGTCCGCCAGCGCGTGAACAACGGGATTTTGGAGTATATCTTCGCCAAACATCGCGGGAACTTTCTCGTCCCGCCGCGGCGACTTCGGGCGTTGCCGACGGTGACCGGTGACGCGCCGATGTCGGGCGAGTAG
- a CDS encoding cytochrome c biogenesis CcdA family protein: MPGSGFGLGLDPAFAGTLVFAASAGVATFFAPCAFPLLPGYVGYYLSRDEAGLGGAVTRGSVASLAALVVLGALGGALGFIGTRITSQITLLEPVIGAALVVFGLLMFTGRAPSLHVVLPEYRASVAGFGIFGAVYGLAAAGCVIPIFLGVVTQSLALPPAQAAISLGAYAAAAALPLAIVTVLAALSGGLIRSFSGYVGSVQKVAAGVMILAGAWQIWLSLGFLGYV, encoded by the coding sequence ATGCCCGGGTCTGGCTTCGGTCTCGGTCTCGACCCCGCGTTCGCCGGGACGCTCGTGTTCGCCGCCAGCGCTGGCGTCGCAACCTTTTTCGCGCCCTGTGCGTTCCCGCTGCTTCCGGGCTACGTCGGTTATTACCTCTCCCGTGATGAGGCCGGCCTCGGCGGTGCAGTCACCCGCGGTTCCGTCGCCTCACTCGCGGCACTCGTCGTTCTCGGCGCTCTCGGTGGCGCTCTCGGATTCATCGGTACTCGAATCACCTCCCAAATCACGCTTCTCGAACCCGTTATCGGCGCGGCGCTCGTGGTCTTTGGTCTGCTTATGTTTACCGGACGTGCGCCGAGTCTCCACGTCGTACTCCCCGAGTACCGCGCATCAGTGGCTGGCTTCGGCATCTTCGGCGCAGTGTACGGACTCGCCGCCGCGGGTTGTGTCATCCCTATCTTCCTCGGTGTCGTCACACAGTCACTTGCGCTTCCGCCCGCGCAGGCGGCCATCTCACTCGGAGCCTACGCCGCGGCCGCCGCGCTCCCGCTTGCTATCGTAACGGTGTTGGCGGCCCTCAGTGGTGGTCTAATCCGGTCGTTTTCGGGGTACGTCGGGTCAGTGCAGAAGGTCGCCGCTGGCGTGATGATACTGGCTGGCGCGTGGCAAATCTGGCTCTCGCTGGGGTTCTTAGGGTACGTCTGA
- a CDS encoding TlpA family protein disulfide reductase, whose amino-acid sequence MRRRDLLSVLAGAGVTGLAGCLGGGSGGSGSTTTEADSGESTDTADGTGQTGDLPLVVDTIEAQGSTAGEVRVPVEGTPTVLDLFATWCAPCVAQMESLRSLHDEFGDDVAFVSVTNERLGGGLTMDDIKNWWSEHDGSWTVGHDPESQLMRAVRANGLPYLVVFDADGSISWTHRGLASEENLRAAIEDVR is encoded by the coding sequence GTGAGACGACGCGACCTCCTCAGTGTCCTCGCGGGTGCGGGCGTTACCGGACTCGCAGGCTGTCTTGGCGGTGGGTCCGGGGGTTCGGGGTCCACCACAACTGAGGCTGATTCCGGGGAATCGACGGACACGGCGGATGGTACTGGACAGACCGGCGACCTTCCACTCGTCGTCGATACCATCGAGGCACAGGGGTCGACTGCGGGTGAAGTTCGCGTGCCCGTCGAGGGGACGCCGACCGTCCTCGACCTCTTTGCGACGTGGTGCGCGCCGTGTGTCGCCCAGATGGAGTCCCTTCGCTCCCTCCACGACGAGTTCGGCGACGACGTGGCGTTCGTCTCGGTGACGAACGAGCGACTCGGCGGCGGACTCACCATGGACGACATCAAAAACTGGTGGTCCGAACACGATGGCTCGTGGACCGTCGGCCACGATCCCGAAAGCCAACTGATGCGTGCGGTTCGGGCGAACGGGCTTCCGTATCTCGTGGTCTTCGATGCCGACGGGTCGATATCGTGGACCCACCGCGGACTCGCCAGCGAGGAGAACCTCCGGGCAGCTATCGAGGACGTGCGCTGA
- a CDS encoding DsbA family protein: protein MRQTRRAYLAATAGALTLGTAGCLGGDDESENTATGTETGTSTESDIVADIGCDVSKRDAVSSLSTPSLGPDDATVVVDGWEDFACPHCATFSLDVLPKLQSEYVSEGIVQYRHHDFPIPVDDWWSWKGASAARAVQDETDDETFFEFAHTLFEKQSELAGGNAEESLTTLKDLANDAELDGCSVAAAASRERYRPVVKADRTNAVDERGFNGTPTILVNGEQVKPTWDAIQTAVENAR, encoded by the coding sequence ATGCGCCAAACACGACGCGCGTACCTCGCCGCGACGGCGGGTGCGTTGACCCTGGGCACCGCCGGGTGCCTCGGGGGAGACGACGAGTCGGAGAACACCGCGACCGGCACCGAAACCGGAACCAGTACTGAATCCGATATCGTCGCCGACATCGGCTGTGACGTCTCTAAGCGCGATGCGGTCAGTTCCCTCTCCACGCCATCTCTCGGCCCTGACGATGCGACGGTCGTCGTCGACGGCTGGGAGGATTTCGCGTGTCCCCACTGTGCGACGTTCTCGCTCGATGTACTCCCGAAACTCCAATCTGAGTACGTCTCCGAAGGTATCGTCCAGTACCGTCACCACGACTTCCCGATTCCAGTCGACGACTGGTGGTCGTGGAAGGGTGCGTCGGCCGCTCGCGCGGTTCAGGACGAAACCGACGACGAGACGTTCTTCGAGTTCGCCCACACGCTGTTCGAAAAGCAGTCGGAACTCGCCGGCGGCAACGCCGAAGAGTCCCTCACGACGCTCAAGGACCTCGCAAACGACGCCGAACTCGACGGTTGTTCTGTTGCTGCGGCTGCTTCGCGTGAACGCTATCGCCCGGTCGTCAAGGCGGACCGGACGAATGCCGTCGACGAACGCGGTTTCAACGGGACGCCCACTATTCTCGTAAACGGCGAACAGGTCAAACCCACGTGGGACGCTATCCAGACCGCCGTCGAAAACGCTCGATAA
- a CDS encoding 2Fe-2S iron-sulfur cluster-binding protein, translating into MPTVHFRGREIECDRGAVLRDVLRGAGEPPHNGHSSWLNCHGRGSCGTCAVRVQGPVTYRTKKETRRLRLPPHDPDSGLRLACQTLVLGDIWVEKYPGFWGHHVDDDPID; encoded by the coding sequence GTGCCAACCGTCCACTTTCGCGGCCGAGAAATCGAGTGCGACCGAGGGGCGGTCCTCCGGGACGTGCTTCGGGGAGCCGGTGAACCCCCACACAACGGTCACTCGTCATGGCTCAACTGCCACGGGAGAGGCTCGTGTGGGACCTGCGCCGTCCGGGTTCAGGGTCCCGTAACCTACCGGACCAAAAAAGAAACGCGGCGGCTTCGACTCCCGCCGCACGACCCGGATTCTGGGCTTCGACTGGCGTGTCAGACGCTCGTTCTCGGTGATATCTGGGTCGAGAAGTACCCGGGGTTCTGGGGACACCACGTCGACGACGACCCGATTGACTGA
- a CDS encoding NUDIX hydrolase has translation MTVDDLWFLADEARQRAEQAYHRLRSGHAEFIEPVHTRRVSRPRFRTLATRVKATGTPYGVHTVVRRRDDEILLVWHEGVDMWVLPGGGVDDGERFPEAARRELAEEAGITADYGGLAMATRVDIRCDGHQTWGVMPIYRARTETGVKLSVDDPDDEISEARWFHVDEIPADTRDRDDLLNWYGHVAGD, from the coding sequence ATGACGGTCGACGACCTCTGGTTCCTCGCCGACGAGGCCCGCCAACGCGCAGAACAGGCGTACCACCGCCTCCGCAGCGGTCACGCTGAGTTCATCGAACCGGTCCACACCCGCCGCGTCTCACGGCCGCGCTTCCGAACGCTCGCAACGCGCGTGAAAGCCACTGGTACTCCCTATGGCGTCCACACCGTCGTCCGTCGCCGCGACGACGAGATACTGCTCGTCTGGCACGAAGGCGTCGACATGTGGGTCCTCCCCGGCGGCGGCGTCGACGACGGCGAGCGATTCCCCGAGGCGGCCCGCAGAGAACTCGCTGAAGAGGCCGGAATCACCGCCGACTACGGCGGACTCGCGATGGCGACCCGAGTCGATATCCGCTGTGACGGCCACCAGACGTGGGGCGTGATGCCAATCTACCGTGCCCGCACCGAAACTGGAGTCAAACTTAGCGTGGACGACCCCGACGACGAGATTTCCGAAGCACGGTGGTTCCACGTCGACGAGATTCCCGCCGACACCCGCGACCGAGACGACCTGTTGAATTGGTACGGTCACGTCGCTGGCGACTGA
- a CDS encoding RNA-binding protein — MPRVPFHYIDLRTFCYETEDEKRVEEALRTFLPDDFEVDRIESTGHHGDRIVVFSARIERADDIRHVLAKIRELDDFETLLDELDQRVTDNTEFFLRLDKQAAFNGAVKRGGGLTLRAKVEAYPAKKEAAVENAREALLGDE, encoded by the coding sequence ATGCCACGCGTTCCGTTCCACTACATCGACCTTCGCACGTTCTGTTACGAGACGGAAGACGAAAAGCGGGTCGAGGAGGCGCTTCGGACGTTCCTCCCCGACGACTTCGAAGTCGACCGTATCGAGAGCACCGGTCACCACGGCGACCGTATCGTCGTCTTCTCCGCGCGCATCGAGCGAGCGGACGACATTCGGCACGTGCTCGCAAAGATTCGCGAACTCGACGACTTCGAGACACTGTTGGATGAACTCGACCAGCGGGTCACCGACAACACCGAGTTCTTCTTGCGACTGGACAAACAGGCAGCGTTCAACGGTGCGGTCAAGCGCGGCGGCGGGCTTACGCTCCGCGCGAAAGTCGAAGCCTACCCGGCCAAGAAGGAAGCGGCCGTAGAGAACGCCCGCGAAGCACTGCTCGGCGACGAGTAA